One part of the Halopenitus persicus genome encodes these proteins:
- a CDS encoding adenylyltransferase/cytidyltransferase family protein translates to MTRVLAQGTFDLLHPGHVHYLQDAASHGDELHVIVARASNVTHKRPPVLSDEQRREMVGALAAVDEAHLGHESDIFVPVERLNPDVIVLGYDQHHDRAAIADQLAERGIDCRVERASPRESKYEDEVLSTGAIIDRILDERGADTAR, encoded by the coding sequence GTGACCCGGGTGCTCGCACAGGGCACCTTCGACCTCCTGCATCCCGGCCACGTCCACTACCTCCAGGACGCCGCGTCCCACGGCGACGAGCTCCACGTGATCGTCGCCCGCGCGAGCAACGTGACCCACAAGCGCCCGCCGGTTCTCTCGGACGAACAGCGTCGCGAGATGGTGGGTGCCCTGGCCGCGGTCGACGAGGCACACCTCGGCCACGAGTCCGACATCTTCGTGCCCGTCGAGCGGCTCAACCCGGACGTCATCGTCCTCGGATACGATCAGCACCACGACCGGGCGGCGATCGCCGATCAGCTCGCGGAGCGGGGGATCGACTGTCGGGTCGAGCGCGCGAGCCCCCGTGAGTCGAAATACGAGGACGAGGTCCTGTCCACGGGCGCCATCATCGACCGGATCCTCGACGAGCGTGGTGCCGATACGGCTCGGTAG
- a CDS encoding ABC transporter permease — protein MSRVRRVRAEAVAAARSFLRRRTAVFFTFFFPVILVVIFGALVRTQPTGGGLFAEPAGYYLPGYIGVVVLFTPLSRVGSEIARHRDGNRFEKLATTPLTRVEWLLAHTLVNVAIIGLASILVFGLVLLVTDAAVRVTVALPAVAAFVVVGVAAFCGVGAVLGSLADTQDGVIAASNTVALPILFLSETFVPPSLLPEWFLPAVAASPLTYFARGVRAITYDGGPWVGDLAVLSAIALLTLAVGARLLPRTD, from the coding sequence ATGAGCCGCGTTCGTCGAGTCCGGGCGGAGGCCGTCGCGGCCGCCCGGTCGTTCCTGCGACGGCGGACGGCGGTGTTCTTCACCTTCTTCTTCCCTGTGATCCTCGTCGTGATCTTCGGGGCGCTCGTGCGCACGCAGCCGACCGGCGGCGGCCTGTTCGCCGAACCGGCCGGGTATTATCTGCCGGGGTACATCGGCGTCGTGGTCCTGTTCACGCCGCTGTCGCGCGTCGGCTCCGAGATCGCCCGCCATCGCGACGGGAACCGGTTCGAGAAGCTCGCGACGACGCCGCTGACTCGAGTCGAGTGGCTCCTCGCACACACGCTCGTCAACGTCGCGATCATCGGCCTGGCGAGCATCCTCGTCTTCGGGCTCGTGCTCCTCGTGACGGACGCGGCCGTACGGGTCACCGTGGCGCTCCCGGCGGTGGCGGCGTTCGTCGTGGTCGGAGTTGCGGCCTTCTGCGGCGTGGGCGCCGTCCTCGGATCCCTGGCCGACACGCAGGACGGCGTGATCGCCGCCAGCAACACGGTCGCGCTGCCGATCCTCTTTCTCTCGGAGACGTTCGTTCCGCCGTCGCTACTGCCCGAGTGGTTCCTCCCGGCGGTGGCGGCCTCGCCGCTGACCTACTTCGCGCGCGGCGTCCGGGCGATCACCTACGACGGCGGTCCGTGGGTCGGCGACCTGGCCGTGCTGTCCGCGATCGCGCTCCTCACGCTGGCGGTCGGGGCGCGCCTGCTCCCCCGCACCGACTGA
- the cyoE gene encoding heme o synthase, which translates to MTVPDRVPALLSAATIGIYLLLIVGATTALSEATTACAAWPACGTGYTTPTEPIGWVALGHRLVAVVVGLLVVAATVAVFRDGAAARVRAATAIVLLAYPIQAGLGAYIATTTTTRVVSVLHLATGIALFATSLAALTWWLEARTGDPSEDPSPTGLAGTGPDLETDPGEADPVAGDSIANDPVETDSITADSASSGSPSIPTGRWPRLAATLRAYFRLMKPRLMWLLCLVAAAAMALATGMVDGETFTPRIVAFTLVGGSLAIGASGTFNHVFERDVDRRMQRTADRPLALDLIPVSHAVAFGLLLTVVSVGLFWLVNPLAAVLGLTAIAFYSVVYTLVLKPNTVQNTVIGGAAGSLPALIGWAAVTGEIGGGGLLLAALIFLWTPAHFYNLALAYRDDYERGGFPMMPVVRGETTTRRHILWYLGATLAAAAVLAAAADALGIVYLVAGVTLGAVFLWAVVRLHYERTEAAAFRAFHASNAYLGVVLIAVVFDSIVV; encoded by the coding sequence GTGACCGTACCCGACCGCGTCCCCGCGTTGCTCTCGGCCGCGACGATCGGGATCTATCTCCTGTTGATCGTCGGCGCGACGACGGCCCTCTCGGAGGCGACCACCGCGTGTGCCGCCTGGCCGGCGTGCGGAACCGGATACACGACGCCCACGGAGCCGATCGGCTGGGTCGCGCTCGGCCACCGGCTGGTGGCGGTCGTCGTCGGCCTCCTCGTGGTCGCCGCGACGGTGGCCGTCTTCCGCGACGGCGCGGCCGCACGGGTCCGTGCCGCGACGGCGATCGTCCTCCTCGCGTACCCGATACAGGCGGGTCTCGGAGCCTACATCGCGACCACGACAACCACGCGGGTCGTCTCGGTCCTCCACCTGGCAACGGGGATCGCCCTCTTCGCCACGTCGCTCGCGGCGCTGACGTGGTGGCTCGAGGCGAGGACCGGGGATCCAAGCGAGGATCCGTCACCGACCGGTCTCGCGGGCACCGGTCCCGACCTCGAGACCGACCCGGGTGAGGCCGATCCGGTCGCGGGTGACTCGATTGCGAACGACCCGGTCGAGACTGACTCGATTACGGCCGATTCGGCGTCGTCCGGTTCCCCCTCGATCCCGACCGGCCGCTGGCCGCGACTCGCGGCGACGCTGCGGGCGTACTTCCGGCTGATGAAACCCCGGCTGATGTGGCTGCTGTGTCTCGTCGCCGCGGCGGCAATGGCGCTGGCAACCGGAATGGTCGACGGAGAGACGTTCACGCCCCGAATCGTCGCCTTCACGCTCGTCGGCGGCTCCCTGGCGATCGGCGCCTCGGGGACGTTCAACCACGTGTTCGAACGCGACGTCGACAGACGGATGCAGCGAACCGCCGACCGGCCGCTCGCGCTCGATCTGATCCCGGTCAGCCACGCAGTGGCCTTCGGACTCCTGTTGACGGTCGTCTCGGTCGGGCTGTTCTGGCTCGTGAATCCCCTCGCGGCCGTGCTCGGGCTGACAGCGATCGCCTTCTACAGCGTCGTCTACACGCTCGTGTTGAAGCCGAACACCGTCCAGAACACCGTTATCGGCGGTGCAGCAGGCTCGCTGCCGGCGCTCATCGGCTGGGCCGCGGTGACCGGCGAGATCGGCGGCGGCGGGCTGCTGTTGGCCGCGCTCATCTTCCTGTGGACGCCGGCGCACTTCTACAACCTGGCGTTGGCGTACCGCGACGACTACGAGCGCGGCGGCTTCCCGATGATGCCGGTCGTCCGCGGGGAGACCACGACGCGGCGGCACATCCTCTGGTACCTCGGGGCGACGCTCGCGGCCGCGGCGGTCCTGGCTGCTGCGGCCGACGCGCTCGGAATCGTCTACCTCGTTGCCGGCGTCACGCTCGGCGCCGTCTTCCTGTGGGCCGTCGTCAGGCTCCACTACGAGCGGACGGAGGCTGCCGCCTTTCGCGCGTTCCACGCCTCGAACGCCTACCTCGGCGTCGTGTTGATCGCGGTCGTGTTCGACTCGATCGTGGTCTGA
- a CDS encoding ABC transporter ATP-binding protein: protein MEGDSSVDEERVGDDGPDGRIVDGDPVLRAENVRKSYGEVTALSGADLAVGRGEVFGLIGPNGAGKTTLVRALTGTTTVEGTVRVLGTAPDAVDPERVGLLPQSFDPPSRLTARELVAYYAGLYDEARDVETVLEAVGLASDADAWYETLSGGQRRRACVATALVNDPDVLFLDEPTTGIDPAGRRDIHRVIREAAAAGTTVFLTSHAMGEVERLADRVGLIREGSIVAVGSPESLIAAHGGEPTLTLRIEGAAERDVAKSAESAVAAVRSDTPYEARRAGTASVHAGDAIGAADATGAAAPTTIEVTGVPLEEIGAVVDAVAGAGVGVESVSWSEPSLEDVYLELTGEAYRPAGSGSGMDAAVEPKTGAGAETKAETGTKAETGTKAETGTKAGGNSERPESTAAEGSR from the coding sequence ATGGAAGGTGACTCGAGCGTCGACGAGGAGCGCGTCGGCGACGACGGACCCGACGGAAGGATCGTCGACGGCGATCCGGTCCTGCGCGCCGAAAACGTGCGCAAGTCCTACGGCGAGGTGACGGCGCTCTCCGGCGCCGACCTCGCGGTCGGCCGCGGCGAGGTCTTCGGGCTGATCGGGCCGAACGGAGCCGGAAAGACGACCCTCGTCAGGGCGCTCACCGGAACGACGACGGTCGAGGGAACCGTTCGCGTGCTGGGGACCGCGCCGGACGCGGTGGATCCGGAGCGCGTCGGGCTGCTCCCGCAGTCGTTCGACCCGCCGAGCCGGCTCACCGCGCGCGAGCTGGTGGCGTACTACGCCGGGCTCTACGACGAGGCACGCGACGTCGAGACGGTCCTCGAGGCGGTCGGGCTCGCGTCGGACGCGGACGCGTGGTACGAGACGCTCTCGGGCGGCCAGCGGCGCCGGGCCTGCGTGGCGACGGCGCTCGTCAACGACCCCGACGTGCTCTTTCTTGACGAACCGACGACCGGGATCGACCCGGCTGGCAGACGGGACATCCACCGCGTGATCCGCGAGGCCGCGGCCGCGGGGACGACCGTCTTCCTGACGAGCCACGCCATGGGGGAGGTCGAACGGCTTGCCGACCGCGTCGGGCTGATCCGCGAGGGATCGATCGTCGCCGTCGGCTCCCCGGAGTCGCTGATCGCTGCCCACGGCGGGGAGCCGACGCTCACGCTCCGGATCGAGGGGGCCGCCGAGAGGGACGTCGCCAAGTCGGCCGAGTCGGCCGTGGCGGCCGTCCGATCCGACACGCCGTACGAGGCGCGTCGGGCCGGGACGGCCTCCGTGCACGCCGGCGACGCGATCGGCGCGGCCGACGCGACCGGTGCGGCCGCGCCGACCACGATCGAGGTCACCGGCGTCCCCCTCGAGGAAATCGGCGCCGTCGTCGACGCGGTGGCCGGCGCGGGGGTCGGCGTCGAGTCGGTGTCGTGGAGCGAGCCCTCGCTCGAGGACGTCTATCTCGAACTCACCGGCGAGGCGTACCGCCCCGCCGGCTCGGGGTCGGGGATGGACGCAGCCGTGGAACCGAAAACAGGAGCCGGAGCGGAAACGAAAGCGGAAACGGGAACGAAAGCGGAAACGGGAACGAAAGCGGAAACGGGAACGAAAGCGGGAGGGAACTCGGAACGACCCGAGTCGACCGCGGCGGAGGGGTCGCGATGA
- a CDS encoding Glu/Leu/Phe/Val family dehydrogenase has product MGNDDPFENMLAQMDRAETYADVDHGVFERLKYPERTLKVTLPVELESGGVEVFEGYRCQFDSARGPFKGGVRYHPSVTQREVEALAGWMTWKCALVDLPYGGAKGGVICEPKDLTDRDLERLTRRYTEGIRRLIGPETDVPAPDMNTNPQTMAWMMDTYSMYEGYTVPKVVTGKPLEIGGTPGRVAATGRGVSIVTERLFEYLENDLGDATVAIQGFGNVGSHAARLLDDAGARVVATSDVTGAAYDPDGLDVPTLGAHVDAGGLIDEYTAGDLKGADRTRWDEPEMISNAELLELDVDVLIPAAVEGVITAENADRIRANAIVEAANGPTTVAADEVLSQRDVQIVPDILANAGGVIVSYLEWVQNSQEFSWPLETVNAELERRIGSAFDETIDRYDQGDVPDLRTAAYTIALERIARAHEYRGLFP; this is encoded by the coding sequence ATGGGTAACGACGACCCGTTCGAGAACATGCTCGCCCAGATGGACCGCGCCGAGACGTACGCCGACGTCGACCACGGCGTGTTCGAGCGGCTCAAATACCCCGAACGGACGCTCAAGGTGACGCTTCCGGTCGAGCTCGAGTCCGGCGGCGTCGAGGTGTTCGAGGGGTATCGGTGCCAGTTCGACAGCGCTCGCGGCCCTTTTAAGGGCGGCGTTCGATATCATCCCAGCGTCACCCAGCGGGAGGTCGAGGCTCTGGCTGGCTGGATGACCTGGAAGTGCGCGCTGGTGGACCTGCCGTACGGCGGCGCGAAGGGCGGCGTCATCTGTGAGCCCAAGGACCTCACGGACCGCGACCTCGAGCGGCTCACCCGGCGATACACCGAGGGCATCCGTCGGCTGATCGGCCCGGAGACGGACGTGCCGGCGCCGGATATGAACACGAATCCGCAGACGATGGCCTGGATGATGGACACCTACTCGATGTACGAGGGGTACACGGTCCCGAAGGTCGTCACCGGGAAGCCGCTCGAGATCGGGGGAACCCCCGGACGCGTGGCCGCGACCGGTCGGGGGGTCTCGATCGTCACCGAGCGCCTCTTCGAGTACCTCGAGAACGACCTCGGGGACGCGACGGTCGCGATCCAGGGGTTCGGCAACGTGGGGTCACACGCCGCACGGCTGCTCGACGACGCCGGGGCACGGGTCGTCGCGACCTCTGACGTCACGGGCGCCGCATACGACCCGGACGGGCTCGACGTTCCCACGCTCGGCGCGCACGTGGACGCTGGCGGGCTGATCGACGAGTACACGGCCGGCGACCTCAAGGGCGCGGACCGCACGCGGTGGGACGAGCCGGAAATGATCTCCAACGCCGAGCTGCTCGAGCTCGACGTCGACGTGCTCATCCCCGCGGCGGTCGAGGGTGTCATCACCGCCGAGAACGCCGACCGGATCCGCGCGAACGCGATCGTCGAGGCCGCCAACGGCCCGACGACCGTGGCGGCCGACGAGGTGCTCTCCCAGCGCGACGTGCAGATCGTCCCGGACATCCTCGCGAACGCCGGCGGCGTCATCGTCTCCTACCTCGAGTGGGTCCAGAACTCCCAGGAGTTCTCCTGGCCCCTCGAGACGGTCAACGCCGAGCTTGAGCGCCGGATCGGCTCCGCGTTCGACGAGACGATCGACCGATACGACCAGGGTGACGTCCCCGACCTCCGGACCGCGGCCTACACGATCGCCCTCGAGCGGATCGCCCGCGCCCACGAGTACCGTGGGCTGTTCCCGTGA
- a CDS encoding IclR family transcriptional regulator: MTNTNGDGVQTTRKTFAIVHALKELDGARIDELSEHLDMASSTVHRHVATLDDLGYLDREGDVYHLGIRFLTLGGHAQTRQPVFDLAKEKVDQIAAETDERSQFIVEDGGRRMYVYTEAGTNAVKTDATIGKRGPIHSSAAGKAVLAASSDEFVADVLDRHGLPQVTPHTIDDRETLLEEIEGIRDRGYAFNEQESTLGLRAVASAITGVNGEVYGAISIAGPAHRFKGDLFRSEYPDLLLAVTNEIELKLEYS; the protein is encoded by the coding sequence ATGACGAACACGAACGGGGACGGCGTCCAGACGACGCGGAAGACGTTCGCGATCGTTCACGCCCTCAAGGAGCTCGACGGGGCCCGGATCGACGAGCTCTCCGAGCACCTCGACATGGCCTCGAGCACGGTACACCGGCACGTCGCGACGCTCGACGACCTCGGGTACCTCGACCGGGAGGGTGACGTCTACCATCTCGGGATCCGGTTTCTCACCCTCGGCGGACACGCACAGACCCGCCAGCCGGTCTTCGATCTGGCCAAGGAGAAGGTCGACCAGATCGCCGCCGAGACCGACGAGCGCTCGCAGTTCATCGTCGAGGACGGCGGCCGTCGGATGTACGTCTACACCGAGGCGGGCACGAACGCGGTCAAGACCGACGCGACGATCGGAAAGCGCGGACCGATCCACTCGAGTGCTGCCGGCAAAGCCGTCCTCGCTGCCTCCTCGGACGAGTTCGTCGCGGACGTCCTGGACCGACACGGACTGCCGCAGGTGACGCCGCACACGATCGACGACCGCGAGACGCTGCTCGAGGAGATCGAGGGGATCCGCGATCGCGGGTACGCGTTCAACGAGCAGGAGTCGACCCTCGGCCTGCGAGCGGTCGCGTCCGCGATCACCGGCGTGAATGGAGAGGTGTACGGCGCGATCAGCATCGCCGGTCCCGCACACCGGTTCAAGGGGGACCTGTTTCGCAGCGAGTATCCCGACCTGCTGTTGGCGGTCACCAACGAGATCGAGCTGAAGCTCGAGTACTCCTGA
- a CDS encoding EamA family transporter: MQPYVPYSLLAVAAYALVAPLMRVATSGSNAIPSDVAAAISNIILVAAAIAVVLVSGQDFTGHVGNPKVVYVLGAGCFLAIGILSYYRALALGPVSVVTPIFATFLVFSSVIGVLVLGESVTLRKVVGIVCAIGGVYLVSTA; the protein is encoded by the coding sequence ATGCAACCGTACGTTCCCTATTCGCTGCTGGCCGTCGCCGCCTACGCCCTCGTTGCGCCCCTGATGCGGGTTGCGACCTCGGGGTCGAACGCGATCCCCAGCGACGTCGCCGCCGCGATCTCCAACATCATCCTCGTCGCGGCCGCGATCGCCGTGGTGCTCGTCAGCGGCCAGGACTTCACTGGCCACGTCGGGAACCCGAAGGTCGTCTACGTGCTCGGCGCGGGCTGTTTCCTGGCGATCGGCATCCTCTCGTACTACCGGGCGCTCGCGCTCGGTCCCGTCAGCGTCGTCACGCCGATCTTCGCGACCTTCCTCGTGTTCAGCTCGGTGATCGGCGTCCTCGTGCTCGGCGAGTCGGTGACGCTCCGGAAGGTCGTCGGGATCGTCTGCGCCATCGGCGGCGTCTACCTGGTTTCGACGGCGTGA
- a CDS encoding PH domain-containing protein, which yields MRLSPISVPYRALGKASTILVALFFVGTSGTIDSVVALGVGVAVAAAALAYEAAYYRRFEYEFTADTFDVRSGVISRRDREIPYGRIQNVDVSRNVLQRLLGIAAVDLETAGGSSTEGSIRYVSAEQAEELQREIRRRKASRGEDEGAIGFDADDGSDVDVPGSQSPTVDQETELFSLSATELALVGALSFDPRLIGLLAFVGSGSVPALSGVLPATTALVVTIAGVVAVGVLLVASWLIGAAVAITNYYGFRLTRSGDDLRYERGLFKRYSGSIPTDKVQSLTIGDNPVKRLAGYATLTIETAGYAPGQGGTYGSQAAVPLARTDRVRELARDIETFGEPEFRRPPGRVRVRYAIRYAAIVAVLTAVAFGIDRVLTTPIPWYGAAGLILLAPIAAHYKWAHRGYWLGEDHLLTRVGFWKRETRIVPYYRIQTVLDRRTLFQRRWGIATVVADTAGSGGFIGRDAAALDVDAADADRLREDLTVRLRSALSDRRARGASPAGTEPNGTDPTEPGPTEPGPTQSGTDGTDPAEHAPDAPDVGDDATSDATADATADATSDTETETDEDGFRWIGDGSSTSNEEPESNR from the coding sequence GTGAGACTGTCGCCGATATCGGTGCCGTACCGGGCCCTCGGGAAGGCGTCGACGATCCTCGTCGCGCTGTTTTTCGTCGGAACGTCGGGCACGATCGACAGCGTGGTCGCGCTCGGCGTCGGCGTGGCGGTCGCTGCCGCCGCGCTGGCGTACGAGGCCGCCTACTACCGGCGGTTCGAATATGAGTTCACCGCCGACACCTTCGACGTCCGGTCGGGAGTGATCTCCCGCCGTGACCGGGAGATCCCGTACGGGCGGATCCAGAACGTCGACGTTTCCCGGAACGTTCTCCAGCGGCTCCTCGGCATCGCCGCCGTCGACCTCGAGACCGCCGGCGGGTCCTCGACCGAGGGCTCGATCCGATACGTATCGGCCGAACAGGCGGAGGAGCTCCAGCGCGAGATCCGGCGGCGGAAGGCGTCGCGGGGCGAAGACGAGGGCGCGATCGGTTTCGACGCCGACGATGGGTCGGACGTCGACGTTCCGGGGAGCCAGTCCCCGACCGTGGACCAGGAGACCGAGCTGTTCAGCCTCTCGGCGACCGAGCTCGCGCTCGTCGGGGCGCTCTCGTTCGATCCGCGGCTCATCGGGCTGCTGGCGTTCGTCGGCTCCGGATCGGTCCCCGCGCTCTCGGGAGTCCTGCCGGCCACGACCGCGCTCGTCGTCACGATCGCCGGGGTGGTCGCCGTCGGGGTGCTGCTCGTCGCCTCCTGGCTGATCGGCGCCGCCGTGGCGATCACCAACTACTACGGGTTCCGGCTGACTCGGTCGGGTGACGACCTCCGATACGAACGCGGGCTGTTCAAGCGGTACTCGGGATCGATCCCGACGGACAAGGTCCAGAGCCTGACGATCGGCGACAACCCGGTCAAGCGGCTGGCCGGCTACGCGACGTTGACGATCGAGACGGCGGGCTACGCCCCCGGACAGGGCGGCACGTACGGCAGCCAGGCGGCGGTCCCGCTCGCGCGGACCGACCGCGTCCGGGAACTGGCCCGCGACATCGAGACGTTCGGCGAGCCCGAGTTTCGTCGGCCGCCCGGCCGCGTTCGCGTCAGGTACGCGATCCGGTACGCGGCCATCGTCGCCGTCCTCACCGCGGTCGCGTTCGGCATCGACCGCGTCCTCACCACCCCGATCCCGTGGTACGGAGCGGCGGGATTGATCCTCCTTGCGCCGATCGCCGCCCACTACAAGTGGGCCCACCGCGGCTACTGGCTCGGCGAGGACCACCTCCTCACCCGAGTCGGGTTCTGGAAGCGGGAGACGCGGATCGTCCCGTACTACCGGATCCAGACCGTGCTCGACCGCCGAACGCTGTTCCAGCGGCGATGGGGGATCGCCACCGTCGTCGCCGACACGGCTGGGTCCGGCGGGTTCATCGGGCGCGACGCCGCCGCGCTGGACGTCGACGCAGCCGACGCCGACCGGCTCCGGGAGGACCTGACGGTCCGGCTCCGGTCGGCACTGTCGGACCGCCGAGCCCGCGGCGCCTCGCCCGCGGGAACGGAACCGAACGGGACTGACCCGACCGAACCCGGACCGACCGAACCCGGACCGACCCAAAGCGGGACTGACGGAACCGACCCCGCCGAACACGCACCCGACGCACCCGACGTGGGCGACGATGCGACGTCCGATGCGACCGCCGATGCGACCGCCGATGCGACGTCCGATACGGAGACCGAGACGGACGAGGACGGCTTCCGCTGGATCGGGGATGGGAGTTCGACGTCGAACGAGGAACCGGAATCGAACCGCTGA
- a CDS encoding PH domain-containing protein, with protein MDIDSPGESPPAPDPASTTRRLNPRIRIVWVLRSVLIAALLAGLTVAIGQFVETPRWLPALIGGLTLALAVPYAIVRYRRWSYAIREDALYLDRGVVTTVRTVVPLVRIQHVDSRRGPVERTTGLASCVVYTAGSRGADVRIPGLTPEDADDLRETLKRLAIRADGEDAV; from the coding sequence ATGGACATCGATTCACCGGGGGAATCGCCGCCGGCCCCGGATCCGGCGTCGACCACGCGCCGTCTCAACCCCCGTATCCGCATCGTGTGGGTCCTCCGTTCGGTCCTGATCGCCGCTCTTCTTGCGGGCCTCACCGTTGCCATCGGTCAGTTCGTCGAAACGCCACGGTGGCTGCCGGCCCTGATCGGCGGCCTCACGCTGGCGCTGGCGGTCCCGTACGCCATCGTCCGATACCGGCGCTGGTCGTACGCCATCCGCGAGGACGCGCTATATCTCGACCGCGGGGTCGTCACCACCGTCCGGACGGTCGTGCCGCTCGTCCGGATCCAGCACGTCGACTCCCGACGCGGTCCCGTCGAACGGACCACCGGACTGGCCTCCTGCGTCGTCTATACTGCGGGCTCGCGCGGGGCCGACGTCCGGATCCCGGGATTGACCCCCGAGGACGCCGACGACCTCCGGGAGACGCTCAAACGGCTCGCCATCCGTGCCGACGGGGAGGATGCGGTGTGA
- a CDS encoding aminopeptidase yields the protein MLDLEMASAARGIVEDCLNVREGEEVLVIADPRKVEVARSIATAANAIDAEVVTAVMPLLESHGNEPLDTVADAMETADVAFTCTTHAITHTRARLRAAEAGTRIGVLRSVTEDMMVEGAMTVDFETLRRRTEALADIITEADHAHVTSDEGTDVEFSIEGCQSFSLDGYFHEEYGFATLPPGEAPTHPKEGTANGTIVIDVSMDNIGQLEEPIELTLEDGFVVDVDGGADAEELEAIFEANDENGRNLAEFAIGTNPKAKLIGNLAEDKKRAGTIHFAVGDNESLGGSIKSDIHLDGVIRTPTVRLDDTVVVDDGRLRTELLE from the coding sequence ATGTTAGACTTGGAAATGGCCAGTGCAGCACGCGGTATCGTCGAGGACTGTCTGAACGTACGGGAGGGCGAGGAGGTTCTCGTGATCGCCGACCCGCGGAAGGTCGAGGTCGCCCGCAGCATCGCCACGGCGGCGAACGCGATCGACGCCGAGGTCGTGACCGCGGTGATGCCGCTGCTCGAGAGCCACGGCAACGAGCCGCTCGACACCGTCGCGGACGCGATGGAGACGGCCGACGTCGCCTTCACCTGCACCACACACGCGATCACGCACACGCGAGCGCGGCTGCGGGCCGCCGAGGCCGGAACCCGGATCGGGGTCCTCCGGAGCGTCACCGAGGACATGATGGTCGAGGGAGCGATGACCGTCGACTTCGAGACCCTCCGGCGCCGCACGGAGGCGCTGGCCGACATCATCACCGAGGCCGACCACGCACACGTCACGAGCGACGAGGGTACCGACGTGGAGTTCAGCATCGAGGGCTGCCAGTCGTTCTCGCTGGACGGCTACTTCCACGAGGAGTACGGCTTCGCGACCCTCCCGCCGGGCGAGGCGCCGACCCACCCCAAGGAGGGGACCGCCAACGGGACGATCGTCATCGACGTCTCGATGGACAACATCGGCCAGCTCGAGGAGCCGATCGAGTTGACCCTCGAGGACGGGTTCGTCGTCGACGTCGACGGCGGTGCCGACGCCGAGGAGCTCGAGGCGATCTTCGAGGCGAACGACGAGAACGGCCGCAACCTCGCCGAGTTCGCGATCGGGACGAACCCGAAGGCGAAGCTCATCGGGAACCTCGCGGAGGACAAGAAACGCGCGGGAACGATCCACTTCGCCGTCGGCGACAACGAGTCGCTCGGCGGATCCATCAAAAGCGACATCCACCTCGACGGCGTGATCAGGACGCCGACCGTTCGACTCGACGACACCGTCGTCGTCGACGACGGACGACTCCGGACCGAACTGCTGGAGTAG